The following are encoded together in the Humulus lupulus chromosome 5, drHumLupu1.1, whole genome shotgun sequence genome:
- the LOC133834531 gene encoding rust resistance kinase Lr10-like has protein sequence MTQNFKKKLGEGGYGSVFKGKLRSGRTVAVKVLSKSKGNGQDFINEIATIGRIHHVNVVHLIGFCVHSSKNALVYDFMSNGSLEKYIFSHGITILSCKQIFEISLGVARGIEYMHQGCYMQILHFDIKPHNILLDENFIPKVSDFGLARLCLLNNNNVSLTAARGTLGYIAPELFYKNIGGISNKADVYSFGMLLMEMASKRKNLNAVENTSQIYFPSWVHDQLSQEKNIEMKTFDTDEVDSRIAKKMIIVALWCIQLKPSDRPTMNKVIEMLEGEVECLQMPPKPSLYQLEKPTVHVQETSYSQHPIIPSLTLQR, from the coding sequence ATGACCCAaaacttcaaaaaaaaattaggagAAGGAGGTTATGGCTCTGTATTCAAAGGAAAGCTTCGTAGTGGTCGTACTGTAGCAGTTAAGGTACTGAGTAAATCAAAGGGAAATGGACAGGATTTCATTAATGAAATAGCTACAATTGGAAGAATTCACCATGTTAATGTGGTTCATTTGATTGGTTTTTGTGTCCACTCTTCAAAGAATGCTCTTGTATATGATTTCATGTCTAATGGATcattggaaaaatatattttttctcatGGAATTACCATTTTAAGTTGCAAGCAAATTTTTGAAATTTCGCTTGGTGTGGCACGTGGGATTGAATACATGCACCAAGGATGTTACATGCAAATCTTGCACTTTGATATTAAACCTCACAACATTCTTTTGGATGAAAATTTTATTCCAAAAGTTTCTGATTTTGGATTAGCAAGATTATGCCTattgaataataataatgtgtCCTTAACTGCAGCAAGAGGAACTTTAGGATACATAGCGCCAGAGCTATTTTACAAAAACATTGGAGGAATTTCTAATAAAGCTGATGTGTATAGTTTTGGAATGTTGTTGATGGAAATggcaagtaaaagaaaaaatttAAATGCGGTCGAAAATACTAGCCAGATTTACTTTCCGTCATGGGTGCATGACCAATTAAGTCAAGAAAAAAATATAGAGATGAAAACATTTGATACAGACGAGGTCGATTCAAGAATTGCAAAGAAGATGATTATAGTAGCATTATGGTGCATACAACTGAAGCCAAGTGATCGTCCTACAATGAACAAAGTTATTGAAATGCTTGAAGGAGAAGTTGAATGTCTACAAATGCCTCCAAAGCCTTCCTTGTATCAACTAGAGAAGCCTACTGTGCATGTTCAAGAGACATCATATTCACAACACCCAATAATACCATCATTAACACTACAAAGATAG